The following proteins come from a genomic window of Macadamia integrifolia cultivar HAES 741 unplaced genomic scaffold, SCU_Mint_v3 scaffold558, whole genome shotgun sequence:
- the LOC122069214 gene encoding uncharacterized protein LOC122069214: protein MTSSSASTKKPQVAGKVFALSVEEAKTALGVVTGTILVSTILAFVLFDSGPSCSFVSSHFAIRMGIEPKKLAHKLMISTPIGFIVDLEDVYEPCVIQICGRDMIAHLIWIDIKDLDVILRMDWLSAYRACVLCAEKKILFRPRDGDDITFQGHRREKANKLLISAIQVQKLLEE, encoded by the coding sequence atgacttcttcatctgcatcCACCAAGAAGCCACAAGTAGCTGGGAAGGTATTTGCATTGTCAGTTGAGGAAGCTAAGACTGCACTTGGAGTTGTAACAGGTACAATATTAGTATCTACAATACTAGCatttgtattatttgattctggTCCATCTTGTTCTTTTGTATCTTCACATTTTGCTATAAGAATGGGGATAGAACCGAAAAAGCTAGCACATAAGTTGATGATTAGTACACCCATTGGGTTTATAGTGGATTTGGAAGATGTATATGAACCATGTGTGATTCAGATATGTGGTCGAGATATGATAGCccatttgatttggatagatATAAAGGATTTAGATGTTATACTgagaatggactggttgtcagcATACCGAGCTTGTGTACTCTGTGCAGAGAAGAAGATATTATTTAGACCTAGGGATGGAGATGATATTACATTTCAGGGGCATAGGAGAGAAAAGGCTAATAAATTACTAATTTCTGCCATACAAGTTCAGAAATTACTAGAAGAATGA